One stretch of Lacrimispora sphenoides DNA includes these proteins:
- a CDS encoding MgtC/SapB family protein, whose translation MLNLGDFQELNEITITVRICLALIIGGILGMEREVRKQPAGFRTYMLVCMGSAAVMMTNQYISQTFGGSDPSRLGAQVVSGIGFLGAGTIIVTRNNQVRGLTTAAGLWAAACAGLAVGIGFYKGAILVGLAISLIMTVFQKVDSRLMATSRIFNLYMNFNAAANLNLFLESCKERNIQIIDIQAFKAKGKGEDGIIVMITLKTAKREPRGNVLQFLGMAEGLKYMEEL comes from the coding sequence ATGCTGAATCTAGGTGATTTTCAGGAACTGAACGAAATTACAATTACAGTACGTATATGCCTGGCTCTGATTATAGGCGGCATTCTGGGAATGGAAAGAGAAGTCAGGAAGCAGCCGGCAGGATTCCGGACGTATATGCTGGTATGTATGGGATCGGCAGCAGTGATGATGACCAACCAGTATATTTCGCAAACCTTTGGCGGCTCAGACCCCTCAAGGCTTGGCGCGCAGGTGGTCAGCGGGATCGGCTTTTTAGGGGCAGGTACCATCATAGTGACCAGAAATAATCAGGTAAGGGGTTTAACCACTGCCGCCGGATTGTGGGCGGCTGCCTGTGCAGGGCTGGCTGTTGGCATCGGGTTCTACAAGGGGGCAATACTTGTGGGATTGGCTATCAGTCTGATTATGACGGTTTTCCAAAAGGTTGACAGCCGGCTTATGGCAACTTCAAGAATCTTTAATTTGTATATGAACTTCAATGCTGCGGCAAATTTGAATCTGTTTCTGGAAAGCTGCAAAGAAAGGAATATACAAATTATTGATATCCAGGCATTTAAAGCAAAGGGCAAGGGAGAAGACGGTATCATTGTCATGATCACATTGAAAACTGCAAAAAGAGAGCCCCGGGGGAACGTATTGCAGTTTTTAGGTATGGCAGAGGGGCTTAAGTATATGGAGGAATTGTAG